From a region of the Falco peregrinus isolate bFalPer1 chromosome 5, bFalPer1.pri, whole genome shotgun sequence genome:
- the LOC114013363 gene encoding forkhead box protein L2-like yields MGQGGPRADPRSPTAPCVLGGSGGRGGCSEGPSPRHLGATSNSSTSSGLIILFMRLKGPNPAKPGALPDKQPALRSSPFVKTQLANAIICTNYRAGPGGLPAAGGGAGTMGDTVPRGRRPPGASFTIESLLAERGDGAPHSPEPPGRSPPAAPRPPPEPGDKPSQSYIALISTAILSSPEKKLLLSDIYQWIMDNYPYFKNKEKSWRNSVRHNLSLNECFVKAGRSDNGKGHFWAIHPANLEDFAKGDYHRRRARRRARRVNVGYYHPYALYGLGCCCPLLPPRRPPPPPLTLPALPPLALPTAPHRCLPPRWGWGRIPAPRGPRPPPSPAPLPVVPGPGLGAAHLGPPKRWGQLPLRDSAGVTCSVAQPPPPPGHRVTCPPITSEPRCAGLRPPIPMPPVGTPPPPP; encoded by the exons atggggcagggggggcccAGGGCAGACCCCCgctcccccacagccccctgcgtactggggggcagcgggggccgAGGTGGGTGCAGCGAGGGCCCGTCCCCACGGCACCTCGGTGCCACTTCGAATTCCTCCACCTCCAGCGGATTAATCATTTTATTTATGAGGCTTAAAGGTCCAAATCCCGCTAAACCCGGGGCTTTGCCAGATAAACAGCCTGCTTTGCGAAGCAGCCCGTTTGTGAAAACACAATTAGCAAACGCTATAATCTGCACTAATTACCGGGCCGGGCCAGGAggtctccctgcagctggcggcggcgcggggacCATGGGGGACACGGTGCCCAGGGGACGGCGCCCGCCCGGGGCCTCCTTCACCATCGAGTCCCTGCTGGCGGAGCGGGGTGACGGGGCGCCCCACAGCCCCGAGCCCCCTGGCCggagccccccggccgccccccggcccccgccggaGCCCGGGGACAAGCCATCGCAGTCCTACATCGCCCTCATCTCCACCGCCATCCTCTCCTCCCCGGAGaagaagctgctgctctctgacaTCTACCAGTGGATCATGGACAACTACCCCTACTTCAAGAACAAG GAGAAGAGCTGGCGCAACAGCGTCCGCCACAACCTCTCCCTTAACGAGTGCTTCGTCAAGGCCGGCCGCAGCGACAACGGTAAAGGCCACTTCTGGGCCATCCACCCCGCCAACCTGGAGGACTTCGCCAAAGGGGACTACCATCGccggcgggcccggcggcgCGCCCGCAG GGTGAACGTCGGCTACTACCACCCCTACGCCCTGTACGGCctcggctgctgctgccccctgctgcccccccgccgccccccgcccccccccctcaccctgCCCGCACTGCCCCCCCTcgccctgcccacagccccccaccGCTGCCTGCCCccgcgctggggctggggccggaTCCCCGCACCCCGgggcccccggccccctcctTCCCCGGCCCCCCTTCCTGTAGTCCctggcccagggctgggggctgcccatCTGGGCCCCCCCAAAAGGTGGGGGCAGCTCCCGCTCAGGGACTCTGCAGGTGTCACCTGCTCTGTagcccagcctcccccccccccaggtcaCAGGGTCACGTGTCCCCCCATCACCAGTGAACCCCGATGCGCTGGGCTGAGACCCCCCATCCCCATGCCCCCAgtggggacaccccccccacctccctga